The sequence CCCTGCGACATTCTTTGCGCAGTTCGAGAAGAACACGAACATCTATGCGGCCCTCCGGTACAGTTTCTGAGCCGGGCTTTCGCTCCTGCGAAGGATTTTGGTATTGACTGATCTTCCCGATATGGTTTACTCTAAAATAGGCTTAAGGTTTACACTATGGCGGGAAGAACGAGGAAAAGAGGCGAGTCGGTCCGGGCTTTTATCCTGAAAACCGTGGAAGACCGGTCGAGAGACGTTGTCTCGAGGGCGACGGGGCAATTCGGCATCAGCCGTCAGGCCGTCCACAAGCACCTCACATTCCTTGTCAATGCGAAGCTGATCTCCCGGACCAGTCTGGGGAGATACCAGCTGTGCACCGTTGCAGAGCACAAGAGGATACTGCCCGTCACCGACGGGACTCCGGAAGACATCGTTTGGCGGGGGGAGATTCGGGACATGCTCGGTCCTCTCCCGGAGAACGCCCTCGACATGTGGCGGTACGGGTTCACGGAGATCTTCAACAACGTCGCCGCCCACTCGGGCAGCGAAAGCGCCTTCGTGCAGCTAAGGAGAACGGCCCTCTCGACGAAGATGACCATATGGGACCGGGGAGTCGGCATTTTCGACAAGGTCCTGTCTCACATGGATCTCATCGACGAGCGTCATGCCATCCTCGAGATCACCAAGGGGAAGCTCACCACCGATCCCGCCGCCCATCCCGGTCATGGGATATTCTTCACCGCCCGGATGTTCGACACCTTCAGCATTCTCTCGAAGGGCGTGCTGCTCACCCATGCCTCCGGCGATGACGACGACTGGACGGTAGAGACCCAGCAGCAGGAAGGCCCGGGCACCCTGGTGACAATGACACTCAAGAACGACACATCGCGCCAGATGAGGGACATTTACGAGAAATTTTCATCACAGACATCCCCCGGTTTTTCCACCACCGTCGTTTTCGCGCACCTGGCGCACCACGGAACAGAAAAACTCGTCTCCCGCTCGGAGGCAAAGCGCCTCCTTGAAAGGGTCGACCAGTTCAAGGTCGCTCTCATCGATTTCAACAGGGTGGAATCGATAGGCCAGGCCTTCGCCGACGAGATCTTCCGCGTCTACCCCTCGGAACACCCCGAGGTGGAGATCCGGGAGGTGAGGACGAGCAAGGAGGTTCAGGACATGATCGACGGGGTGCGGAGAAAGACCGCTTGAGCCGCTTGAGCCGTTTCAACGGCTCGAACGTTAAAAGAAGAAGGCTTGTCTCTGGCGTTTCGGACCAAGGGGCTTAAACCATCTTTACCACGTGTACTTCCGCCTCCTCCGTTTGGGCGTAGGGGCCGAAAAGGAGCTTGTCCGGGGTCCCCTGGACGCGGACGTAGTAGGACGTGCCGGGGTCGAGGCGGTTCTGGACGGCCCACGCTGTGAACTCGTCGTCCCCAAGCTGGATCTTGAGGCCCTTCTGGGCATATTCGAGGACGGCC is a genomic window of Syntrophorhabdus sp. containing:
- a CDS encoding DUF4325 domain-containing protein — protein: MAGRTRKRGESVRAFILKTVEDRSRDVVSRATGQFGISRQAVHKHLTFLVNAKLISRTSLGRYQLCTVAEHKRILPVTDGTPEDIVWRGEIRDMLGPLPENALDMWRYGFTEIFNNVAAHSGSESAFVQLRRTALSTKMTIWDRGVGIFDKVLSHMDLIDERHAILEITKGKLTTDPAAHPGHGIFFTARMFDTFSILSKGVLLTHASGDDDDWTVETQQQEGPGTLVTMTLKNDTSRQMRDIYEKFSSQTSPGFSTTVVFAHLAHHGTEKLVSRSEAKRLLERVDQFKVALIDFNRVESIGQAFADEIFRVYPSEHPEVEIREVRTSKEVQDMIDGVRRKTA